The following coding sequences lie in one Halorarum halophilum genomic window:
- a CDS encoding carbohydrate ABC transporter permease, which yields MAQEQRTAEAIRERYGVGDETLLDRIRENYTSYLFILPTFVMFILLFYIPIIQGIFLTFTNATLGGTSYQFVGLDNYVWMLSNDLFVFALGWTMAFVFSVTALQLVIGLMAALLLNELRSGLKETFSAVLMSPYFSAPLAGGVIWFWFLNSDFGLLAKVASDLGMTLPAFLADGFWPYVSLIVAQAWHDYAYAAIIYGAALASVPSAQYEAAALDGAGRLRRFRDVTLPHLLIPTVIILALRTAWNVAEFAQPFELTGGGPGTRTMLLSILTYRTAFVNLSFARAFSIGVVMILLAMFAGIVYVNAIRQEEQLYV from the coding sequence GTGGCACAAGAACAACGAACCGCAGAGGCAATCCGCGAACGATACGGCGTCGGGGACGAGACGCTCCTCGACAGAATCAGGGAGAACTACACCAGTTACCTGTTCATCCTGCCGACGTTCGTCATGTTCATCCTCCTGTTCTACATCCCGATCATCCAGGGGATCTTCCTCACGTTCACGAACGCGACGCTCGGCGGGACGAGCTACCAGTTCGTCGGGCTGGACAACTACGTGTGGATGCTCTCGAACGACCTGTTCGTGTTCGCGCTCGGCTGGACCATGGCGTTCGTCTTCAGCGTGACGGCCCTGCAACTGGTCATCGGTCTCATGGCCGCACTGCTGTTGAACGAGCTCCGGAGCGGGCTGAAGGAGACGTTCAGCGCGGTCCTGATGTCGCCGTACTTCTCGGCCCCCCTGGCCGGCGGTGTCATCTGGTTCTGGTTCCTGAACAGCGACTTCGGGTTACTCGCCAAGGTCGCCTCCGACCTCGGCATGACCCTGCCGGCGTTCCTCGCCGACGGCTTCTGGCCCTACGTCTCGCTCATCGTCGCCCAGGCGTGGCACGACTACGCGTACGCGGCCATCATCTACGGGGCCGCGCTGGCGTCGGTGCCGAGCGCACAGTACGAGGCCGCCGCCCTCGACGGCGCCGGCCGACTCCGTCGGTTCCGCGACGTGACGCTCCCGCACCTGCTCATCCCCACGGTGATCATCCTCGCGTTGCGGACCGCCTGGAACGTCGCCGAGTTCGCACAGCCGTTCGAACTGACCGGCGGTGGGCCGGGGACCAGGACGATGCTCCTGTCCATCCTGACGTACCGCACCGCGTTCGTCAACCTCTCGTTCGCGCGAGCGTTCTCCATCGGCGTGGTGATGATCCTGCTCGCGATGTTCGCGGGAATCGTCTACGTCAACGCCATCAGACAGGAGGAACAACTCTACGTCTAA
- a CDS encoding ABC transporter substrate-binding protein, with translation MAAEEPPDSSRRNFLKVTSAAGATGALGALAGCAGGGNGGGNGDGNGGGNGGGNGGGNGGGNGGGSEGASFQYLSAEAAENSLTKPHFTESVKRFNEQTGNNASLQTASYSDVRQKISSTVSAGNPPALAESGGAGIEFWNDGTVPDHDQWVEGSDYPDRWSVASEATANFRGNWWSGGPLRHSVSSLGIRPKMFSQAGVSGPDQLETWSGFYEALQMVQEEFPDANAYEETGVGPDLESYWGQARTAYTEGTDPWIRGDPTDPDVIINSDGDDGKRTDGMIKNTVTLAHEFSSSESASRGDEEIPSLMLTDRVGSFTYMTQNFTRWKQVKKDATFGWNGGNGDVMLLPNPRLDAEYGSKIGISELEGFEGQHGGHVWALEQAHSIFDVGDQAKMDAAWELNTFLHQDDQHVLTLYGEKYPAIPADSPMQQKLLEEYPDLPQNFKKVLSNLEEYGTQYNNTGAPWDVWGTDQIRWTDINETMSQSIAGQVPVENLPQQIRQKVDTTLQERNQ, from the coding sequence ATGGCTGCCGAAGAACCGCCGGATTCCTCTCGACGTAACTTCCTGAAAGTTACCAGTGCTGCGGGGGCGACCGGCGCGCTCGGGGCGCTCGCCGGCTGTGCCGGCGGCGGAAACGGGGGCGGGAACGGCGACGGAAACGGGGGCGGAAACGGGGGCGGGAACGGCGGCGGAAACGGGGGCGGGAACGGCGGCGGTTCCGAGGGTGCCAGTTTCCAGTATCTCTCGGCCGAAGCCGCCGAAAACTCGCTGACGAAGCCTCACTTCACGGAATCGGTAAAACGCTTCAACGAACAGACCGGCAACAACGCCTCGCTGCAGACGGCCTCGTACTCCGACGTCAGACAGAAGATCTCCTCGACCGTCTCGGCGGGCAACCCGCCGGCGCTGGCGGAGTCCGGCGGCGCGGGGATCGAGTTCTGGAACGACGGAACCGTGCCCGACCACGATCAGTGGGTCGAGGGGAGCGACTACCCGGACCGCTGGAGCGTCGCGTCGGAGGCGACGGCGAACTTCCGCGGGAACTGGTGGAGCGGCGGGCCGCTCCGCCACAGCGTGAGCTCCCTCGGCATCCGGCCGAAGATGTTCAGCCAGGCCGGCGTCTCGGGGCCCGACCAGCTCGAGACGTGGAGCGGGTTCTACGAGGCGCTCCAGATGGTGCAGGAGGAGTTCCCGGACGCGAACGCCTACGAGGAGACCGGCGTCGGGCCCGACCTCGAATCCTACTGGGGACAGGCTCGTACGGCGTACACCGAAGGGACGGACCCGTGGATCCGCGGCGACCCGACCGACCCCGACGTCATCATCAACTCGGACGGCGACGACGGCAAGCGGACCGACGGGATGATCAAGAACACGGTCACGCTGGCCCACGAGTTCTCCAGCAGCGAGTCGGCCAGCCGCGGCGACGAGGAGATTCCGTCGCTGATGCTGACCGACCGCGTCGGGTCGTTCACCTACATGACCCAGAACTTCACCCGCTGGAAGCAGGTGAAAAAGGACGCCACCTTCGGCTGGAACGGCGGGAACGGCGACGTGATGCTGCTTCCCAACCCCAGACTCGACGCCGAGTACGGCTCGAAAATAGGCATCAGCGAACTGGAAGGGTTCGAGGGCCAGCACGGCGGCCACGTATGGGCGCTTGAACAGGCACACTCCATCTTCGACGTCGGCGACCAGGCGAAGATGGACGCCGCCTGGGAGCTCAACACCTTCCTGCACCAGGACGACCAGCACGTCCTCACGCTCTACGGGGAAAAATACCCCGCGATCCCGGCGGACTCGCCGATGCAGCAGAAGCTGCTCGAGGAGTACCCCGACCTGCCGCAGAACTTCAAGAAGGTCCTGTCCAACCTCGAGGAGTACGGCACGCAGTACAACAACACGGGCGCCCCCTGGGACGTCTGGGGCACCGATCAGATCCGCTGGACGGACATCAACGAGACGATGAGCCAGTCCATCGCGGGCCAGGTCCCGGTCGAAAACCTGCCCCAGCAGATCCGCCAGAAGGTCGACACCACACTGCAGGAGCGCAACCAGTAA
- a CDS encoding mandelate racemase/muconate lactonizing enzyme family protein — MTGDEADYRIPPGGGVPWRDLSVEERHRPPERDIEITGIETMAVAGNFTWGLVKVETNTEHYGIGETFRAEAALDMAERLIVDLAGENPLDIDRLLELMNQRYTGSGRIGQAAFTGIETALWDIKGKVLDVPVYELLGGKYRDEIRIYCDTHGGESLGQAASRDPMDVYTPESYAQAAREVVDEGFEALKFDLDVPTHRDVDTAARRLDNEAIEHKVSLVEAVRDEIGYDVDLGMDLHWNFTVETARRIGRKLEPYDLAWLEDPVPPEQLEAHARLAEELHLPILTGENLVTADAFNDYAGAGAMDIAAPDVNKCGGLWELRKIATVCDLNGIPLSPHNISSPVGTVAGAHVCAAIPNFLSLEWHARDVPWWGELVDRTDAPDDPIIGDGYIDLPEGSGLGVELDADVVEDHLVEGSTSFL; from the coding sequence ATGACTGGAGACGAAGCGGACTACCGGATTCCGCCGGGTGGCGGCGTTCCGTGGCGCGACCTGAGCGTCGAGGAACGCCACCGGCCGCCAGAGCGCGATATCGAGATCACGGGCATCGAGACAATGGCGGTCGCGGGGAACTTCACGTGGGGACTGGTCAAGGTCGAGACGAACACCGAACACTACGGCATCGGCGAGACGTTCCGGGCCGAGGCGGCGCTCGATATGGCCGAGCGGCTCATCGTCGACCTTGCGGGGGAGAACCCGCTCGACATCGACCGCCTACTCGAACTGATGAACCAGCGCTACACCGGCAGCGGGCGCATCGGGCAGGCGGCGTTCACCGGCATCGAGACGGCGCTGTGGGACATCAAGGGAAAGGTCCTCGACGTCCCCGTCTACGAACTGCTCGGCGGGAAGTACCGCGACGAGATACGAATCTACTGTGACACCCACGGCGGCGAATCGCTGGGGCAGGCCGCCTCGCGCGACCCGATGGACGTCTACACACCCGAGTCGTACGCGCAGGCGGCCCGCGAGGTAGTCGACGAGGGGTTTGAGGCGCTGAAATTCGACCTCGACGTGCCCACGCACCGGGACGTCGACACGGCGGCGCGCCGTCTCGACAACGAGGCGATCGAACACAAGGTGTCGCTCGTGGAGGCGGTCCGCGACGAGATCGGGTACGACGTCGACCTTGGGATGGACCTCCACTGGAACTTCACCGTCGAGACGGCCCGTCGCATCGGGCGGAAACTCGAACCGTACGACCTGGCGTGGCTCGAAGACCCCGTCCCGCCGGAGCAACTGGAGGCGCACGCCAGGCTCGCCGAGGAACTGCACCTCCCGATCCTGACGGGCGAGAACCTCGTAACCGCCGACGCGTTCAACGATTACGCGGGGGCCGGCGCGATGGACATCGCGGCGCCCGACGTCAACAAGTGCGGCGGGCTGTGGGAACTCCGGAAGATCGCGACCGTCTGTGACCTCAACGGTATCCCGCTGTCGCCGCACAACATCTCCAGTCCTGTCGGCACGGTCGCGGGCGCCCACGTTTGTGCCGCTATCCCGAACTTCCTCTCGCTCGAGTGGCATGCGCGTGACGTCCCGTGGTGGGGCGAGTTGGTGGACAGGACCGATGCCCCCGACGACCCCATCATCGGCGACGGCTATATCGACCTGCCCGAGGGGTCGGGCCTCGGCGTCGAGCTCGATGCCGACGTCGTCGAGGATCACCTCGTCGAGGGGTCGACGTCGTTCCTCTGA
- a CDS encoding dihydrodipicolinate synthase family protein, with protein sequence MRISGTIPPMVTPTLGRDGGVDAPTLRSFTESLVDGGVHALFPNGSNGEFSSLTRAERRTVVETVVDAADGTPIIAGCGGTSVGDVLAGIDDAEAAGADAAVVVTPYYLSTRQSGLREFYETVATRSPLPVVLYNIPQLTGVSLDVETVAALSGHDDIVGIKDSCGGATYHFRLIENTPEDFSVIQGITTLATASLDAGSDGIVTGTANVFPGAMADLYDAHVAGEGERVTRLLKDVVIPISAAHDGIPTAMALKFLVRHSGTEVGPPLLPLPELSPAEERRLADAYDAVATRLDATR encoded by the coding sequence ATGCGAATCTCCGGCACGATTCCGCCGATGGTGACGCCGACGCTCGGTCGCGACGGCGGCGTCGACGCCCCCACGCTCCGGTCGTTCACCGAGTCGCTCGTCGACGGCGGCGTCCACGCGCTGTTCCCGAACGGCTCGAACGGCGAGTTCTCCAGCCTCACGCGCGCGGAGCGCCGGACGGTCGTCGAGACGGTGGTCGACGCCGCGGACGGGACGCCTATCATCGCCGGCTGCGGCGGGACGAGCGTGGGCGACGTGCTGGCCGGCATCGACGACGCAGAGGCCGCGGGCGCTGACGCCGCCGTCGTGGTGACGCCCTACTACCTCTCGACCCGGCAGTCGGGACTGCGGGAGTTCTACGAGACCGTGGCGACCCGCTCGCCCCTTCCGGTGGTGCTGTACAACATCCCGCAGTTGACGGGCGTCTCCCTCGACGTCGAGACGGTTGCTGCGCTCTCCGGCCACGACGACATCGTCGGCATCAAGGACTCCTGTGGGGGAGCGACCTACCACTTCAGGCTCATCGAGAACACGCCCGAGGACTTCTCGGTCATCCAGGGAATCACGACGCTCGCGACGGCGTCGCTCGACGCAGGTTCGGACGGCATCGTCACGGGGACGGCGAACGTCTTCCCGGGGGCGATGGCCGACCTGTACGACGCCCACGTCGCCGGCGAGGGGGAGCGGGTAACCCGACTCCTCAAGGATGTCGTCATACCCATCAGCGCTGCCCACGACGGCATCCCGACGGCGATGGCGCTGAAGTTCCTCGTCCGCCATAGCGGCACGGAGGTCGGCCCGCCGCTGTTGCCGCTGCCGGAACTGTCCCCCGCGGAGGAACGGCGCCTCGCGGACGCGTACGACGCCGTCGCTACTCGGCTGGACGCGACCCGATGA
- the dgoD gene encoding galactonate dehydratase: protein MKVVDCETFAVPPRWLFVRLETADGTVGWGEHVTGGGGPAPVAAAVAALFEQRLRGADPLHIEDHWTTMYRGGFYRGGPVLMSAIAGIDQALWDIKGKHHGAPVHELLGGRARDRMRVYQWIGGDRPADVGEAAERKVDQGFTAMKMNATEEFRRVESPAAVEAAVARLREVREVVGPDVDVAVDFHGRVAKPMAKKLAAALEPHDPMFVEEPVLSEHLEAFSEVAAHTDSPIATGERLFTRWDFKPLFESGAVDVVQPDLSHAGGITEVRKIAAMAEAYDVALAPHCPLGPVALASCLQVDAATPNAVIQEQSLDIHYNREADLLDYLEDPSVFEYEDGYVDIPDGPGLGVTIDESKVRGAAEDPATVDWGEALSFHRDVWRHEDGSFAEW, encoded by the coding sequence ATGAAAGTCGTCGACTGCGAGACGTTCGCCGTCCCGCCACGGTGGCTGTTCGTCCGCCTCGAGACCGCGGACGGCACCGTCGGGTGGGGCGAACACGTCACGGGCGGCGGCGGTCCGGCCCCCGTCGCGGCGGCCGTCGCCGCGCTCTTCGAGCAGCGACTGCGCGGGGCGGACCCGCTGCACATCGAGGACCACTGGACGACGATGTACCGCGGCGGCTTCTACCGGGGCGGCCCCGTGCTCATGAGCGCCATCGCCGGCATCGATCAGGCCCTCTGGGACATCAAGGGCAAGCACCACGGCGCACCCGTCCACGAACTACTCGGAGGGAGAGCCCGCGACCGGATGCGGGTCTACCAGTGGATCGGCGGCGACAGGCCGGCCGACGTCGGCGAGGCGGCCGAACGGAAGGTCGACCAGGGGTTCACCGCCATGAAGATGAACGCGACCGAGGAGTTCCGCCGCGTCGAGTCGCCCGCCGCCGTCGAGGCGGCGGTCGCTCGCCTCCGCGAGGTCCGCGAGGTGGTCGGGCCGGACGTCGACGTCGCCGTTGACTTCCACGGACGGGTGGCCAAGCCGATGGCGAAGAAGCTGGCGGCGGCGCTGGAGCCCCACGACCCGATGTTCGTCGAGGAACCCGTCCTCTCCGAGCACCTCGAGGCGTTCTCGGAGGTGGCGGCCCACACGGACTCGCCGATCGCGACCGGCGAGCGGCTGTTCACCCGCTGGGACTTCAAGCCGCTCTTCGAGTCCGGCGCGGTCGACGTCGTCCAGCCGGACCTCTCGCACGCCGGCGGCATCACGGAGGTGCGGAAGATCGCGGCGATGGCGGAGGCGTACGACGTCGCGCTGGCGCCCCACTGCCCGCTCGGCCCGGTCGCGCTCGCCTCCTGCCTCCAGGTCGACGCCGCCACGCCGAACGCCGTCATCCAGGAACAGAGCCTCGACATCCACTACAACCGCGAGGCGGACCTGCTCGATTACCTCGAGGACCCGTCGGTCTTCGAGTACGAGGACGGCTACGTCGACATCCCGGACGGTCCCGGGCTGGGGGTCACCATCGACGAATCGAAGGTTCGAGGGGCGGCCGAGGACCCCGCGACGGTCGACTGGGGGGAGGCGCTCTCGTTCCACCGCGACGTCTGGCGGCACGAGGACGGGAGTTTCGCCGAGTGGTGA
- a CDS encoding C-terminal binding protein, producing MPNYTVVATDQNYGEFGVEREILGDIAEIRLLREDGVSLADADALINHVDVVSAADVAELDGCRVIARYGIGVDNIDVEAATERDIYVANVPDYCLEEVPTHAVALILALDRQLKQYDAGIAAGEWKTDRAAEIHRFSEETVSVVGFGKLGRGVGDRASALGATVLAADPYLEPEDLAGHDAELVPFEEAVERADYLSVHSPLTPETEGLIDADVLARMKETASLVNVARGPIVDETALVEALDAGEIAGAGLDVFEEEPTAPDSPLRDHPRVVATPHQAWYSEESKRECREGVARAIRQALAGERPETAVNDP from the coding sequence ATGCCTAATTATACCGTGGTCGCCACCGACCAGAACTACGGGGAGTTCGGGGTGGAGCGCGAGATCCTCGGCGACATCGCCGAGATTCGGTTGCTCAGGGAGGACGGCGTCTCGCTCGCCGACGCGGACGCCCTCATCAACCACGTCGACGTCGTCTCCGCCGCTGACGTCGCCGAACTCGACGGCTGCCGCGTCATCGCGCGATACGGCATCGGCGTCGACAACATCGACGTCGAGGCTGCCACCGAGCGGGACATCTACGTCGCCAACGTTCCCGACTACTGTCTGGAGGAGGTCCCGACCCACGCCGTTGCCCTGATTCTGGCGCTCGACCGCCAGCTCAAGCAGTACGACGCCGGGATCGCCGCCGGGGAGTGGAAGACCGACCGGGCCGCGGAGATCCACCGCTTCTCCGAGGAGACGGTGAGTGTCGTCGGGTTCGGGAAACTCGGCCGCGGCGTCGGCGACCGGGCCTCGGCGCTGGGGGCGACGGTGCTGGCGGCCGACCCGTACCTCGAACCCGAGGACCTCGCCGGCCACGACGCCGAACTCGTCCCGTTCGAGGAGGCCGTCGAACGGGCCGACTATCTCTCGGTCCACTCGCCGCTCACGCCCGAGACGGAAGGGCTAATCGACGCCGACGTCCTCGCGCGGATGAAGGAGACGGCATCCCTGGTGAACGTCGCGCGCGGCCCCATCGTCGACGAGACGGCGCTCGTCGAGGCGCTCGACGCCGGCGAGATCGCCGGCGCGGGCCTCGACGTCTTCGAGGAGGAACCCACCGCGCCCGACAGCCCGCTCCGAGATCACCCGCGGGTCGTCGCCACGCCGCACCAGGCGTGGTACTCCGAGGAGTCGAAACGGGAGTGCCGGGAGGGCGTCGCGCGCGCCATCCGACAGGCGCTCGCGGGGGAACGCCCCGAGACGGCGGTGAACGACCCATGA
- a CDS encoding TCP-1/cpn60 chaperonin family protein translates to MAENARADLTADARTVCDLVRTTVGPFGANKLVLGTNGTAKTTASGSLVLDSLELDNPAVNLLKGAASDFRDAHGDGASSVVALTGALLTEADRLAELGLHPTTIERGYREALGVAVDRLEQSARPLDEVGVDAVARTALTATRNPNTRAQVGEYVARIAESLADDDSFDADRVKVLSQLGGGESETELVEGVVLDRDPVTDDMPRTLEDAGVAVLSATVDVPKLGGSTGRLDARLSISPERFEDRAAIGDGERERFREHLDAAVDAGCRVVVTGMAINERVERMLANAGVLALQRVDDEDLPRVARATGATVVPGLEQVTPETCGRATVRVTRWAGRDVTSFVSVGAEREPVYTLFCRAPDSRSVEAFERSVESALAAVDHAFRTRTVVPGGGAAETGATLAVREHARSVAGAEQLAIEAFGDAMATIPRALAVNAGIDGWRGLVRLRVAHHEGHDAVGVDCLFGETRDVLAEDPIAEPTALKRDVWSAATDLATHLVRMDAEVPASDLSDEETADRLGERP, encoded by the coding sequence ATGGCCGAGAACGCGCGTGCCGACCTCACTGCCGACGCCCGCACCGTCTGTGACCTCGTCCGGACGACGGTCGGGCCGTTCGGCGCCAACAAACTCGTACTCGGCACGAACGGGACGGCGAAGACGACGGCGTCGGGGTCGCTCGTTCTCGACTCGCTCGAACTCGACAACCCGGCGGTGAACCTGTTGAAGGGCGCGGCGAGCGACTTCAGGGACGCCCACGGCGATGGGGCGAGTTCCGTCGTCGCGCTCACGGGGGCGCTCCTGACCGAGGCCGACCGCCTCGCGGAACTGGGACTCCACCCGACGACGATAGAACGGGGGTACCGCGAGGCGCTCGGCGTCGCGGTCGACCGATTGGAGCAGAGCGCCCGCCCCCTCGACGAGGTGGGCGTCGACGCCGTCGCGCGCACGGCGCTCACGGCGACGCGAAACCCGAACACGCGCGCGCAAGTGGGCGAGTACGTGGCGCGCATCGCCGAGAGCCTCGCCGACGACGACAGCTTCGACGCCGATCGAGTGAAGGTCCTGTCGCAGCTTGGCGGGGGCGAGTCGGAGACGGAACTCGTCGAGGGCGTCGTCCTCGACCGAGACCCCGTGACCGACGACATGCCGCGGACGCTCGAGGACGCCGGCGTGGCGGTGCTCTCGGCGACGGTCGACGTGCCGAAGCTCGGCGGCAGTACCGGCAGGCTGGACGCCAGGCTCTCGATCAGCCCCGAGCGCTTCGAGGACCGGGCCGCGATTGGCGACGGCGAGCGCGAGCGCTTCCGCGAGCACCTCGACGCCGCCGTCGACGCCGGCTGCCGCGTCGTCGTGACGGGCATGGCCATCAACGAGCGCGTCGAGCGGATGCTGGCGAACGCCGGCGTCCTCGCCCTCCAGCGCGTCGACGACGAGGACCTGCCGCGCGTCGCCCGTGCCACGGGCGCAACGGTCGTCCCGGGGCTCGAACAGGTGACCCCGGAGACGTGCGGGCGCGCGACCGTCCGCGTCACCCGGTGGGCCGGCCGCGACGTGACGTCCTTCGTGTCCGTCGGCGCCGAGCGGGAACCGGTCTACACGCTGTTCTGTCGGGCACCCGATTCCCGTTCGGTTGAGGCGTTCGAGCGCTCCGTCGAGAGCGCGCTGGCCGCCGTCGACCACGCCTTCCGGACCCGCACCGTCGTCCCCGGCGGCGGCGCGGCGGAGACGGGGGCGACGCTCGCGGTCCGCGAACACGCCCGGTCGGTCGCCGGGGCTGAACAGCTCGCGATCGAGGCGTTCGGCGACGCGATGGCGACCATCCCCCGGGCGCTGGCGGTCAACGCCGGCATCGACGGCTGGCGCGGCCTCGTTCGCCTCCGGGTCGCCCACCACGAGGGGCACGACGCGGTCGGCGTCGACTGCCTGTTCGGCGAGACCCGCGACGTCCTCGCCGAGGACCCCATCGCCGAACCGACGGCGCTCAAGCGCGACGTCTGGTCGGCGGCGACCGACCTCGCGACACACCTCGTCCGCATGGACGCCGAGGTCCCCGCGTCCGACCTGAGCGACGAGGAGACGGCGGACAGGCTCGGGGAGCGTCCCTGA
- a CDS encoding TCP-1/cpn60 chaperonin family protein — protein MEGGRKDVDYAPVDAGSWTLRDEEARTFVSAATRTVASLVRSTLGPNGMSTQVQTVDNVEEPETVLTSDASEILDAIERGGGFGHPVAALFVDAVDGMRRELGDGSTTAVLLGEALVDEGVDLVEAGLHPGNVVVGFSMAAARAGAVLDALAREVDPEDVDLLERVAATSMTGDLDATTREAYAARVAETIRVLAEWGDTDWIDTDDAKVLAGPEAPGGRYRGVVVRRYPGPLDESDESLREFDWSMLEPMTDATVALVDEEIDVEKTATPFGQGSDPGVEIESFEQWTDYTEGLNRRVAALVDRLDGMGVDVLVSQERLDDRTRTAFESGGVAVVDEVKYPLVDVYRLARASGGTVVDDLSELTPDQLGMVGSITERRVGDEKWTFFDDCEGAVYTLIVDVETETASAEHERMLEDALEVTATAATDGQVLPGAGAPAMAVAADLRGYATSISDLEQLAIEAFADALESVPAALAANAGADRLDLLAALRAEHATNEGPISAGVSVDGESFDAWEAGVVEPRRLFSQAVETANSVAEQLLTVDAVIHPGVDLGEFRPEPERD, from the coding sequence ATGGAAGGTGGACGCAAAGACGTCGACTACGCCCCCGTCGACGCCGGATCGTGGACCCTGCGGGACGAGGAGGCGCGGACATTCGTCTCCGCCGCGACGCGGACTGTCGCGTCGCTCGTCCGCTCGACGCTCGGCCCGAACGGCATGAGCACCCAGGTTCAGACCGTCGACAACGTCGAGGAACCCGAGACGGTGCTGACGTCCGACGCCAGCGAGATACTCGACGCCATTGAGCGCGGCGGCGGCTTCGGCCACCCCGTCGCCGCGCTGTTCGTCGACGCCGTCGACGGTATGCGGCGCGAACTCGGCGACGGCTCGACCACCGCTGTCCTCCTCGGGGAGGCCCTGGTCGACGAAGGAGTCGACCTTGTCGAGGCGGGTCTCCACCCGGGGAACGTCGTCGTCGGCTTCTCGATGGCGGCCGCCCGCGCGGGAGCCGTCCTCGACGCGCTCGCGAGGGAGGTCGACCCGGAGGACGTCGACCTGCTCGAACGCGTCGCCGCCACCTCGATGACCGGCGACCTCGACGCGACCACGCGCGAGGCGTACGCCGCTCGCGTCGCGGAGACGATACGCGTGCTCGCCGAGTGGGGCGACACCGACTGGATCGACACCGACGACGCGAAGGTGCTCGCCGGCCCCGAAGCGCCCGGCGGTCGCTACCGCGGCGTCGTCGTCCGCCGCTACCCGGGGCCGCTCGACGAGTCGGATGAGTCGTTGCGGGAGTTCGACTGGTCGATGCTCGAGCCGATGACCGACGCGACGGTGGCGCTCGTCGACGAGGAGATCGACGTCGAGAAGACGGCGACCCCGTTCGGTCAGGGGAGCGACCCCGGGGTCGAAATTGAGTCGTTCGAACAGTGGACCGACTACACCGAGGGGCTGAATCGCCGCGTCGCGGCGCTCGTCGACCGCCTCGACGGGATGGGCGTCGACGTGCTGGTCTCCCAGGAGCGGCTCGACGACCGGACGCGGACGGCGTTCGAGTCCGGCGGCGTCGCGGTCGTCGACGAGGTGAAGTACCCGCTCGTCGATGTCTACCGGCTGGCGCGGGCGTCCGGCGGGACCGTCGTCGACGACCTCTCGGAGCTGACGCCGGACCAACTCGGGATGGTCGGATCGATAACCGAGCGCCGCGTCGGCGACGAGAAGTGGACCTTCTTCGACGACTGCGAGGGCGCCGTGTACACGCTCATCGTCGACGTGGAGACCGAGACGGCCAGCGCCGAACACGAGCGGATGCTGGAGGACGCCCTCGAGGTGACGGCGACGGCGGCCACCGACGGTCAGGTACTTCCCGGGGCGGGTGCGCCCGCGATGGCCGTCGCCGCCGACCTCCGGGGGTACGCCACCTCCATCTCGGACCTCGAACAGCTGGCCATCGAGGCGTTCGCCGACGCGCTCGAATCCGTGCCGGCGGCGCTGGCGGCGAACGCCGGTGCCGACCGCCTCGACCTGCTCGCGGCCCTGCGGGCCGAACACGCGACGAACGAGGGGCCGATATCCGCGGGTGTCTCCGTCGACGGCGAATCGTTCGACGCGTGGGAGGCCGGCGTCGTGGAACCCCGTCGGCTGTTCTCGCAGGCCGTCGAGACGGCGAACTCGGTCGCCGAGCAGTTGCTCACCGTCGACGCGGTGATTCACCCCGGCGTCGACCTGGGGGAGTTCCGTCCGGAACCCGAACGGGACTGA
- a CDS encoding HpcH/HpaI aldolase family protein: MDTEFTNALREGDPVVGNWLSIGHPKVAEINGIVGFDFVLVDTEHTATSLETVEDLVRALEYGSEPRPIVRVGGNDPVEIKRVLDIGVDGVMVPMVETAEEAEAVVAAMRYPPDGIRGVATGRAAGYGSTFEEYVSRANDELLTIVQIETETAVENAAGIAAVDGVDAMFVGPSDLSTSLGVMGDWESETLLDAMSRVVEAGEEAGTAVGSLAVSAADVDRWMGLGFDFLIVGTDTRYLIRGGNELKGAFEDAAGGD; encoded by the coding sequence ATGGACACGGAGTTCACGAACGCGTTGCGCGAGGGCGACCCGGTGGTCGGCAACTGGCTCTCCATCGGACACCCGAAGGTCGCGGAGATAAACGGCATCGTCGGGTTCGACTTCGTCCTCGTCGACACCGAACACACGGCGACAAGCCTCGAGACCGTCGAGGACCTCGTCCGTGCGCTCGAGTATGGGAGCGAACCGCGGCCCATCGTCCGGGTCGGCGGCAACGACCCCGTCGAGATAAAGCGCGTCCTCGACATCGGGGTCGACGGCGTCATGGTGCCGATGGTGGAGACGGCCGAGGAGGCCGAGGCCGTCGTCGCCGCGATGCGCTACCCGCCGGATGGAATTCGCGGCGTCGCTACCGGCCGCGCGGCGGGCTACGGCTCGACGTTCGAGGAGTACGTCTCCCGGGCGAACGACGAACTGCTCACGATCGTCCAGATCGAGACGGAGACCGCGGTTGAGAACGCGGCGGGGATCGCCGCCGTCGACGGCGTCGACGCGATGTTCGTCGGACCGTCGGACCTCTCGACGTCCCTCGGCGTCATGGGCGACTGGGAGAGCGAGACGCTGCTCGACGCGATGTCCCGGGTCGTCGAAGCAGGGGAGGAGGCGGGCACCGCGGTCGGATCGCTCGCCGTCTCCGCCGCGGACGTCGACCGCTGGATGGGCCTCGGTTTCGACTTCCTCATCGTCGGCACCGACACGCGCTATCTCATCCGTGGAGGCAACGAACTGAAGGGGGCGTTCGAGGACGCCGCGGGCGGCGACTGA